The genomic stretch AACTGGCATGCCtgccgctgccaccaacgTCGGCACCCAGCCCGCCGTTGTCACATCTCAGCCTGCTGTCGTCACTGCTCAGCCAGCGCCGGCCGACATCCCCGCCGTTGGCCCCGGTGTCCACACTCTTACCCTCGCTGGTACCGGCACTGGCTCCATGGTCAACTCGACCCGCACTGTCACCGTCAGCGCAAACAACAGCACCACCGTCCAGCTCGTCGCCTCGCCCACCAGCTCCGACGCTATGGCTACCGGTTCCGACGGCGCAACTCGCAGCCGTGCCTCGGGCGCCACAGGATCTGGTGCTACTGGCACTGGCAAGCCTGCCGCGACTGGCGCTGCTGCCAACGTCAAGGCTGCCGCTGGTAGCATTGTCGGCTTCG from Pyrenophora tritici-repentis strain M4 chromosome 1, whole genome shotgun sequence encodes the following:
- a CDS encoding Herpes-BLLF1 multi-domain protein translates to MRASVYVSALTLAVASAQSITGTSSVGPSVDPAPQTSYLAMTNSLGVVTGMPAAATNVGTQPAVVTSQPAVVTAQPAPADIPAVGPGVHTLTLAGTGTGSMVNSTRTVTVSANNSTTVQLVASPTSSDAMATGSDGATRSRASGATGSGATGTGKPAATGAAANVKAAAGSIVGFGALMAAFL